The window TCATTTCGAAGAAAAGCGTAAGCCCTCCCAGGAACAGGCCTTCCAGCACCGCGTATAGAGGCGCTGTGTATTTTGCAATACCTGCTTTGAAAATGGTTACCATGGCCAGTACAAAGCCGGCAATTCCGCTGCCAATTAGCAGGGGCTGGGCAGGCACCAGGCCACCACTGATCAGGGTCCAGCTGACAGCCGCGCCGGCAAGCACAATCAGGATCAGGATAAAACTTTTGTCAACGGCGCCTTTTACCGTCATTACATCTGAGCCCTCGGCATAGTAACTGCCCGAGAAGGCTTTTTTTAGTGCTGGATTACTGGAACGCATAAATCTTGGTTAAAGGGGTTAAGAGATCAATTCAGAGTTGAAATTAAGAAATTTTTACTTTGGCACGTAGACTAAACGTTCAGGTGTAAGATATGCATATTGAATGCTGCAGTTTAACCAGTCTTTAATTTGCCACAGGCACCAGATTTTAGCAATACCTTTACTTCTGCACATAAAAGGGCAGGTTGGCAGTGGCTACTTTGTTGCTGCCATCATACACATATACAAAAAGGCGATAGGGGCCTTCCTGCGCAGGTGCTGTTAAGGATATACGCCCACTCTCTGCGGCTGTAAAAAGGCCTTCCAGGGGAGCAGGTCGGCTCTCACGGTCACCACCCTCTTTCAGGTCGGTACTCTCAGGCAAAAGCTCCCAGCGATAGGAAAGTGCATCTCCATTCGGATCCCTAGCATAGACAGCAGCGGTGTAGCTGCGCCCGGGTGCCAGCGAAATATTGTCTGTTGCACTTTTTCTGTCAAGGCGCAGAGAGTCCAGCTGCGGAGCTCTGTTCTGAGGCCAGCTGCGGGTCCAGAGGTACTGCATCACATCTACCACCTCTGTTGCTTCGCCTGCCTCTGTAAACAGGCCATACCAGGTAGGGGTGCGTTCCTGCTTCTGGCCCCACAGAAATACATAGGAACCCAGGTTCATTTGGGTATCAAGTCCCATAGAGGCTTCGTAACGCAAACGGTAAACGGCAGCTTTCTGGCTGCTTGTTTCTTCAATGGGAGCGCCCCAGGCTGTTTTAGCTACCTCCCAGTGGCCGGTAGGGCCCCATTCGGTAATAATGTATGGTTTTTCCCATCCCAGGCTGCGTATTTTTTGAGGAACAGCAGGCAAATCGCCGTAGGCATTCACGGCAAGCAGGTCCAGCGCCGGTACCTGTGTTTTTATCAAATCAACCTCAGCTTTATTGATACCCGCCAGCATGGTGGTAGCCGGATGATTTGGGTCTTCTTCATGAATCATTCTGGCTATATCGTTCACAGCATTCCATACTTTAGGATTGCTGTAGTGGAGATTTAACTCGTTGCCGATGCCCCAGATGAGCAGGGCAGGGTGGTTTTTGTACTTTTGCACCTCAATCCGGAGCTTCTCCAGCTGGCGGGCAACGGCAGCTGTATCATTATAATCAAAGCCATGGCGCTCGCGGGCTACATCCAGTCCCAGGGTAACGGTAAGTCCGCGTTTATGTGCCTCGTCCAGCACCTCCTGCGCGTTATTGGTACTCCAGGTACGAACGGAATTACCCCCTCTGGCGGCCAGTTCATCGAGGTAGCCGCTGCCGCCTGCACCATTGATGTAGTAGAGCGAACCTCCTCTGTACAAACGCCACCCGTCTTGCTGCTGGCGTATTTCAACTCTTAAGGGACCTTCTATAGCATTCTGCACAGGCGCCTCCAGCCTTTGCCCGGTGTTTGAGCAGGCCTGCAGCAGTACCACTGCCAGTAGTAAAAGCAGCGGGTTCAGTAGAGGTTTTTTCATGTGTTACTGGATCAATATAAATAAATTAGCTTCTATACGTAAAACTTTAAGCTCCGGGTATGTGGAGCAGAAGCCTGCGCTTTCTGCTGTACACCCTCCTGAAGGGGTGCAGCCGGAGAGAGCTCAGGGGCGGTTTAGCTGCATCATGGCAGGATTTCTATTTCTGTTCCGTTTTTGACCATTACCCATATTTCGTCCATCTCTTCGTTGGTTACAGCCATACATCCGTTGGTCCAGTCTTTAAAGGTATGCAGGGATCCTATCCATGCCATTTTTTTAGCCATTCCATGAATCATAATATCGCCACCGGGAGAAACACCCCTGCTTTTGGCGCTTGCCCTATCCTGCTCATTGGGGTAGGAAACATGGATTGATTTATAGTAGGCACTTTTGCCGTTTCGCCAGTCCAGCACATATTTGCCTTCCGGTGTTCTTTCGTCTCCCTCCTGTTGTTTGTGGCCTACGGGCTGATCTCCCATTGAAATCTTATATGTTCTCAGTACCTGGTCCTGCTTCAGGAGTTGCATTTCACGCCTGGCTTTAAATACCAGAACTTTATCTGCCCTATCGGTTACAGCTCCTTTATTGGTAGTGGTACCGCAGCCAAGCAGGCAGAGGGCAAAAAAGAAGAGCAGGAAATTTTTCATGAAATAAAGCACAATACAAAACCGGTATCAATATACAAAGCAAGCGCAAAACACCTATAGGCTAAAAAACAAAAAGCCCCTGCCATAATAAGCAGGGGCTTTTACATAATCTTTATTCTGCTTGGTTGCTATTAGCAATTGATCACCTTAACAGCATATGCTTACAGCTGATCAGCTAAAGTGCTTCAGGCGAATTACCTCTTTCTGGCTAAGGTAGCGCCAGTGGCCGCGGGGCAGGTCGAGCTTGGTTAAACCGGCGTAAATTACGCGGTCAAGGCCCAGCACTTCATAACCCAGCGATTCGAAAATACGGCGTACAATACGGTTACGGCCAATGTGAATTTCCACACCAACTACTGTTTTTTCCGGTATCACATAGCCAATCTCATCTACAGGAGCGGGACCGTCTTCCAGCTCTACTCCCTGCATGATCTTATCGAAGTCTGCTTCTTCCAGTGGTTTGTCGAGCAAAACCTGGTATACTTTTTTAACCTTATGGCTGGGGTGGCTTAGCTTTTCAGCCAGCTCGCCATCGTTGGTCAGCAACAGCAGACCGGTAGTATTACGGTCCAGGCGACCCACCGGGTAAATACGCTGATCGGCGGCATCGTCTACCAGCTGCATCACCGTTTTACGTTCCTGCGGATCTTCGGTAGTGGTAATAAAGTCCTTAGGCTTGTTCAACAGCACGTACACCAGCTTTTCAGGGCTGATCTTTTTGCCGTTGAGGGTAACCGCATCGTTACGGCTCACCTTATGGCCCATTTGTGTTACTACCTCCCCATTCACCTTTACCTGTCCGCTGGCAATCAGCTCATCGGCATCGCGACGGCTGCAAATACCAGCATCGGCTATGTACTTGTTCAGGCGGATGTTGGCATCTGTATGGGCTACCTTCTCGTCCTTTGGCTTTATTTTGCTAAAGTCGTAGGTGGGAGGGGTTGCGGTGCTGGTGCTTTTGCGCTCGCTAAAAGTTTTTTTTTTAAAAGGAGCGCTTTCGCGTCCTTCAGAGCTGGTACCATCTTCGCTGCGGCGAGGGCGGGGGCTGTCGCTCCGAGAGCCTTCACTCCGAGAGCCTTCACTCCGAGAGCTATTG of the Flammeovirgaceae bacterium 311 genome contains:
- a CDS encoding RNA-binding s4 domain-containing protein (COG1187 16S rRNA uridine-516 pseudouridylate synthase and related pseudouridylate synthases), producing the protein MNKPNRKFTPKQNGGERSERPRRPRTDEGSRAGGFSDKRYSPMLDPDDNKEWQQRDEAGRRYRPSGNDNAERPRRPRGDDDRRNDGPRSGNARGYDSRGDSRRSDGPHEFRKPGRDGEGGGSRFRSEEGRSSRPRTGNSRFGESSSFGRSSDDTERGGFNRRFNSDDEGPRGDGLRGDGLRGDGPRRDSRRGNNDGFGERRSSGPRSGGPRTGGPRPGGPRSADGPRSGGNRYGEERSESGRTAGYGNRRNDDGRSEFRSEGGRSERRGEFRPDRSEGSRTEGRSNAGRRGESRFNSSRSEGSRSEGSRSDSPRPRRSEDGTSSEGRESAPFKKKTFSERKSTSTATPPTYDFSKIKPKDEKVAHTDANIRLNKYIADAGICSRRDADELIASGQVKVNGEVVTQMGHKVSRNDAVTLNGKKISPEKLVYVLLNKPKDFITTTEDPQERKTVMQLVDDAADQRIYPVGRLDRNTTGLLLLTNDGELAEKLSHPSHKVKKVYQVLLDKPLEEADFDKIMQGVELEDGPAPVDEIGYVIPEKTVVGVEIHIGRNRIVRRIFESLGYEVLGLDRVIYAGLTKLDLPRGHWRYLSQKEVIRLKHFS
- a CDS encoding hypothetical protein (COG3034 Uncharacterized protein conserved in bacteria), which gives rise to MKNFLLFFFALCLLGCGTTTNKGAVTDRADKVLVFKARREMQLLKQDQVLRTYKISMGDQPVGHKQQEGDERTPEGKYVLDWRNGKSAYYKSIHVSYPNEQDRASAKSRGVSPGGDIMIHGMAKKMAWIGSLHTFKDWTNGCMAVTNEEMDEIWVMVKNGTEIEILP
- a CDS encoding hypothetical protein (COG3250 Beta-galactosidase/beta-glucuronidase), with product MKKPLLNPLLLLLAVVLLQACSNTGQRLEAPVQNAIEGPLRVEIRQQQDGWRLYRGGSLYYINGAGGSGYLDELAARGGNSVRTWSTNNAQEVLDEAHKRGLTVTLGLDVARERHGFDYNDTAAVARQLEKLRIEVQKYKNHPALLIWGIGNELNLHYSNPKVWNAVNDIARMIHEEDPNHPATTMLAGINKAEVDLIKTQVPALDLLAVNAYGDLPAVPQKIRSLGWEKPYIITEWGPTGHWEVAKTAWGAPIEETSSQKAAVYRLRYEASMGLDTQMNLGSYVFLWGQKQERTPTWYGLFTEAGEATEVVDVMQYLWTRSWPQNRAPQLDSLRLDRKSATDNISLAPGRSYTAAVYARDPNGDALSYRWELLPESTDLKEGGDRESRPAPLEGLFTAAESGRISLTAPAQEGPYRLFVYVYDGSNKVATANLPFYVQK